In one Rhodococcus sp. B50 genomic region, the following are encoded:
- a CDS encoding FtsW/RodA/SpoVE family cell cycle protein yields the protein MSVSHGVGAFPSPPGGFAPAPVQSTRRNTELALIVAAIGVTTVSLMLVEVSMEQALTLDLLKYGVTFAALFLAAHLAVRRFAKYADPLLLPIVALLNGLGLVLIHRLDLSDQENARYMGLPPPSPDATQQVLWTALGIGLFIVVLVFLHDYRLLARFSYTLGLVGLVALAIPALLPSRFSEVNGAKIWIRLPGFSIQPGEFAKILLIIFFASVLVAKRDLFTTAGKHFLGMDFPRARDLGPILAAWIISIGVMVFEKDLGTSLLLFTTVLVMLYIATERVGWLIIGFSLLAVGFYAAYQMFGHVRVRVETWLDPLADYNNTGYQISQSLFGLATGGVAGTGLGSGRPGQVPFAKTDFIVAAIGEELGLIGLAAILLLFLILVVRGMRTALAVRDSFGKLLAAGLSFTLAVQLFVVVGGVTKLIPLTGLTTPFVSYGGSSLLANYLLLALLMKISHAARQPAIPRKKAPTPIAEARTEMMGRE from the coding sequence ATGTCGGTGTCCCATGGTGTGGGGGCCTTCCCGAGTCCTCCGGGAGGTTTCGCTCCGGCTCCGGTCCAGTCGACTCGGCGCAACACCGAACTGGCCCTGATCGTCGCGGCCATCGGTGTGACGACGGTGTCGCTGATGCTCGTCGAGGTCTCGATGGAGCAAGCACTCACCCTCGACCTGCTCAAGTACGGGGTGACCTTCGCGGCGCTGTTCCTCGCCGCGCACCTCGCGGTCCGGCGCTTCGCGAAGTACGCCGACCCCTTGCTGCTGCCGATCGTCGCGCTGCTCAACGGTCTCGGGCTCGTGCTCATCCACCGGCTCGACCTGTCCGACCAGGAGAACGCCCGCTACATGGGCCTGCCGCCGCCGTCGCCCGATGCGACGCAGCAGGTGCTGTGGACGGCGCTCGGCATCGGGTTGTTCATCGTCGTCCTCGTGTTCCTGCACGATTACCGGCTGCTCGCGCGCTTCAGCTACACGCTCGGTCTCGTCGGTTTGGTGGCACTCGCGATCCCGGCGCTGCTGCCGAGCCGCTTCTCCGAGGTCAACGGCGCGAAGATCTGGATCCGGCTGCCCGGTTTCAGCATCCAGCCCGGTGAGTTCGCGAAGATCCTGCTGATCATCTTCTTCGCGTCGGTCCTCGTGGCGAAACGCGATCTGTTCACCACCGCCGGCAAGCACTTCCTCGGCATGGACTTCCCCCGGGCCCGCGATCTCGGTCCGATCCTGGCGGCCTGGATCATCTCGATCGGCGTAATGGTCTTCGAGAAGGACCTCGGCACGTCGCTGCTGCTGTTCACCACGGTGCTGGTGATGCTCTACATCGCGACCGAACGCGTCGGCTGGCTGATCATCGGGTTCTCGCTGCTCGCCGTCGGCTTCTACGCGGCGTATCAGATGTTCGGCCACGTGCGGGTGCGCGTGGAGACGTGGCTCGATCCGCTCGCCGACTACAACAACACTGGCTACCAGATCTCCCAGTCCCTGTTCGGTCTCGCGACCGGCGGGGTCGCCGGCACCGGCCTGGGCAGCGGACGGCCGGGACAGGTGCCGTTCGCGAAGACCGACTTCATCGTCGCGGCGATCGGTGAGGAGCTGGGCCTGATCGGTCTCGCCGCCATCCTGCTGCTGTTCCTGATTCTCGTCGTCCGCGGCATGCGCACTGCACTGGCGGTGCGCGACAGCTTCGGCAAGCTGCTCGCCGCCGGCCTGTCGTTCACCCTCGCCGTCCAGCTGTTCGTGGTGGTCGGCGGGGTCACGAAGTTGATTCCCCTGACCGGTCTGACCACACCGTTCGTGTCCTACGGTGGCTCGTCTCTGCTCGCAAACTATCTGCTCCTGGCTCTGCTGATGAAGATCTCGCACGCTGCCCGCCAACCCGCGATCCCCCGTAAGAAGGCGCCCACGCCCATCGCCGAGGCCCGGACCGAAATGATGGGGCGCGAATGA